Proteins found in one Mixophyes fleayi isolate aMixFle1 chromosome 8, aMixFle1.hap1, whole genome shotgun sequence genomic segment:
- the HYI gene encoding putative hydroxypyruvate isomerase, with product MPPLRFAANISWLFPEIPELQGRVHAAARAGFRAVEVAWPYASDPGPIKAALREQNVELVLLNTPPGDLQGGELGLGALPGRQDDFRAGLDQAVHWAGDLGCKRIHIMAGRVPAGRERGSIEKEMEETFVENLKYAADVLNQAGMVGLIEPINSRITEPRYFLNTPQHGASILQKVGRDNVKLQMDVYHWQIMDGNLTENIKKYFPLIGHVQIAQVPHRNEPDGAGELNFWYLFDLLQELGYRGDVGCEYKPLGNTVNGLGWMETYRKRCEVQGKPE from the exons ATGCCACCACTACGGTTCGCGGCGAACATCTCCTGGCTGTTCCCGGAGATCCCCGAGCTCCAGGGCCGTGTTCATGCTGCGGCCAGAGCCGGGTTCCGGGCGGTGGAGGTGGCCTGGCCCTATGCCTCGGACCCTGGGCCCATCAAGGCCGCCCTGAGGGAGCAGAATGTGGAGCTGGTGCTGCTTAACACCCCCCCAG GGGACCTGCAGGGCGGGGAGCTCGGGCTAGGGGCTCTACCTGGGAGACAAGATGATTTCCGTGCCGGGCTGGATCAAGCAGTTCATTGGGCCGGTGACTTAGGATGTAAAAG GATACACATCATGGCAGGACGGGTGCCTGCAGGACGTGAAAGGGGCTCCATTGAGAAAGAGATGGAGGAGACCTTTGTGGAGAACCTGAAATATGCAGCAGATGTATTAAACCAG GCTGGGATGGTGGGACTGATCGAACCTATAAACAGCCGTATTACCGAGCCCCGATATTTCCTGAACACCCCGCAGCATG GGGCTTCGATCTTACAGAAAGTGGGGAGAGACAATGTGAAGCTGCAAATG GATGTGTATCACTGGCAGATAATGGATGGGAATCTAACGGAGAATATTAAGAAATATTTCCCATTGATTG GTCATGTTCAGATCGCACAGGTGCCTCATCGGAATGAGCCAGACGGTGCCGGGGAGCTGAACTTCTGGTACCTGTTTGACCTCCTGCAGGAACTCGGATACCGAGGCGATGTTGGATGTGAATATAAACCTCTTG GGAATACGGTGAATGGACTGGGCTGGATGGAGACTTATCGCAAGAGGTGTGAAGTCCAAGGCAAGCCGGAATAA